In the genome of Vicia villosa cultivar HV-30 ecotype Madison, WI linkage group LG7, Vvil1.0, whole genome shotgun sequence, one region contains:
- the LOC131621065 gene encoding cold and drought-regulated protein CORA-like, with protein MDSKRAILVLGLLAMVLLISSEVSARDLTETSTNTEEVNDAKYGGGHYHGGGSHYGGGGHGGHHGGGGHGGHGGASGNEVVETNDVNDAKYGHYGGGGSHYGGGGSHYGGGGSHYGGGGSHYGGGGHGGHYGGGGGHGGHGGASDNGN; from the exons ATGGATTCCAAAAGAGCAATCCTCGTCCTTGGCCTATTGGCCATGGTTCTTCTCATTTCATCAGAAGTATCAGCCAGAGACTTAACCGAGACTTCCACTAATACCGAAGAGG TAAATGATGCCAAATATGGTGGTGGACACTATCATGGTGGTGGTAGTCACTATGGTGGTGGTGGACATGGTGGACACCATGGTGGTGGTGGACATGGGGGACATGGTGGTGCTTCCGGCAATG AGGTTGTTGAAACAAATGATGTAAATGATGCCAAATATGGACACTATGGTGGTGGCGGTAGTCACTATGGTGGTGGCGGTAGTCACTATGGTGGAGGTGGTAGTCACTACGGTGGTGGTGGTAGTCACTATGGTGGTGGTGGACATGGTGGACACTATGGTGGTGGTGGAGGACATGGTGGACATGGTGGTGCTTCCGACAATGGAAACTGA